One Streptosporangium sp. NBC_01495 DNA window includes the following coding sequences:
- a CDS encoding AfsR/SARP family transcriptional regulator has translation MDETHATAPVGEDLPAGRLGIDILGTVTGRRGSQRLDLGEPRQQAVLCVLAINAGQVVTKDRLIDAVWGESPPKTAGQSVYTYVSRLRRTLDPGRDPRRPSGVLVSVSGGYSLRLAPEQVDALVFEQRLDQAGKARAENAYETSMRSLDRAAELWRGTCLSGIPGPFAELERHRLSGLRLTALELHADLLLLLGRPQEAAARLVLLTSEHPLRERLRELYMIALYRCDRQVEALRVYQETRRLLMEEFGVQPHESLRRCHELILRADPLLGPPSAPLPSPEPIPSSGPSLEPDARERRSPDSRRRTAERTKVARQLPRDPVDFVGRAEELARLRALLSPRDGAPPHHVVAITGAPGSGKSTLAVRAAHMVRDRFPGGQLYVNLRGATPGMRRLQPIEVLGRFLRDLGTPPHAVPADVDEAAALWRGELDGREILVVLDDAADLAQIRPLLSVPMGNAILTTSRESFTLLDDCARVPISGMRRAESSAMLTKLIGAERAAEDPRATMRLIDLCGDLPLAVGIAGARLANRPRWNVTDLVSRLDDERGRLRELSAGDLAVRSSLAVSYEMLAGSDHRLDRTAARALRALGVLQTADVTAHLVGALLGVPVDTAEHAMERLVDAHLSEMDEPGRYRLHDLVRLFAKERVAHEETEGDRDAALDRALSLYLGTTLLAVKLCGYPRTVPTDLELGAGLLPLASGRQARDWLDQEQANLVSAASQAMGAPGERIARLGAALAFALFWHLQHAGLPARLQSLNRQALSVGRRLNDHRIEANAHNHLGSALNMVGRLEEAQNHIRRQLVLSRRLSDLHGEQKALGSLAMNYLELGRYEKALSCGEAQRKVTMQAGHVSGEHFALTMIGSAYHGMRRTGQALAVLEEALSRCRRDGNRYQETSVHEKLGRVHLDRGDPESARNSFEDGLGCARAVKLKIAEPYLLLGLARSSRLLGETDRAAAYLALSLSAARAVGNPVVERLTEEEATILTASAKPVTAGRARP, from the coding sequence ATGGACGAGACGCACGCCACCGCCCCCGTCGGGGAGGACCTCCCGGCCGGGAGGCTCGGCATTGACATCCTGGGAACCGTGACCGGCCGGCGGGGTTCGCAGAGGCTCGACCTGGGAGAGCCCAGGCAACAGGCCGTCCTCTGCGTCCTGGCGATCAACGCCGGGCAGGTGGTCACCAAGGACAGGCTGATCGACGCGGTGTGGGGAGAGAGCCCGCCGAAGACGGCCGGACAGAGCGTCTACACATACGTGTCCAGGTTGCGGAGAACCCTGGACCCCGGCCGGGATCCGCGCAGGCCCTCAGGGGTGCTGGTCTCCGTCTCCGGCGGATACTCGCTGCGCCTCGCGCCGGAGCAGGTGGACGCCCTGGTGTTCGAGCAGCGTCTTGACCAGGCCGGGAAGGCACGCGCGGAGAACGCGTACGAGACCTCCATGCGCTCCCTGGACAGGGCCGCGGAACTGTGGCGGGGCACCTGTCTGAGCGGGATTCCCGGCCCGTTCGCCGAGCTCGAGCGGCACAGGCTGAGCGGGCTGCGCCTGACCGCGCTGGAACTGCACGCGGACCTGTTGCTCCTGCTCGGGCGTCCCCAGGAGGCCGCCGCCCGGCTGGTCCTGCTCACCTCCGAGCACCCGCTGCGCGAGCGGCTCCGCGAGCTGTACATGATCGCGCTCTACCGCTGCGACCGGCAGGTGGAGGCCCTGAGGGTCTACCAGGAGACCCGGCGCCTGCTCATGGAGGAGTTCGGCGTCCAGCCGCACGAGAGCCTCCGCAGGTGCCACGAGCTGATCCTGCGCGCCGACCCCCTGCTGGGCCCGCCCTCGGCGCCCCTCCCCTCCCCGGAGCCGATCCCCTCCTCCGGGCCCTCCCTTGAGCCGGACGCCCGCGAGCGGAGATCCCCGGACTCGCGGCGCCGTACGGCCGAGAGGACGAAGGTGGCCCGCCAGCTGCCGCGCGACCCCGTCGACTTCGTCGGACGCGCGGAGGAGCTCGCGCGGCTGAGGGCGCTGCTCTCCCCCCGGGACGGCGCCCCGCCCCATCACGTCGTCGCGATCACCGGAGCGCCCGGATCCGGCAAGTCGACCCTGGCGGTCCGGGCCGCGCACATGGTCCGCGACCGCTTCCCCGGCGGGCAGCTGTACGTGAACCTGCGCGGGGCGACGCCGGGCATGAGGCGGCTCCAGCCGATCGAGGTGCTCGGCAGGTTCCTGCGTGACCTCGGCACGCCCCCGCACGCCGTCCCCGCCGACGTCGACGAGGCCGCGGCCCTGTGGCGCGGCGAGCTCGACGGCCGCGAGATCCTCGTCGTGCTGGACGACGCCGCGGATCTGGCCCAGATCCGCCCGCTGCTGTCCGTGCCGATGGGCAACGCGATCCTGACGACCAGCCGGGAGAGCTTCACCCTGCTCGACGACTGCGCCCGCGTACCGATCTCCGGGATGCGGCGGGCCGAGTCCTCCGCGATGCTCACGAAGCTGATCGGGGCGGAGCGGGCCGCCGAGGACCCACGGGCGACGATGCGCCTGATCGACCTCTGCGGAGACCTGCCGCTGGCCGTCGGCATCGCGGGAGCCCGGCTGGCGAACCGGCCGCGCTGGAACGTGACCGACCTGGTGAGCCGGCTGGACGACGAGCGCGGGCGGCTGCGGGAGCTGTCGGCGGGCGATCTCGCGGTGAGATCCAGCCTGGCGGTCAGCTACGAGATGCTCGCCGGCAGCGACCACCGCCTCGACCGGACGGCCGCCCGCGCGCTGCGCGCGCTCGGCGTGCTGCAGACGGCCGACGTGACGGCGCACCTCGTGGGCGCCCTGCTGGGCGTCCCCGTGGACACGGCCGAGCACGCGATGGAACGGCTGGTCGACGCGCATCTCTCGGAGATGGACGAGCCGGGAAGATACCGGCTGCACGACCTGGTGCGGCTGTTCGCCAAGGAGCGGGTCGCCCACGAGGAGACGGAGGGCGACCGCGACGCCGCGCTGGACCGGGCGCTGAGCCTCTACCTCGGGACGACCCTCCTGGCCGTGAAGCTGTGCGGTTACCCCCGCACCGTGCCGACGGACCTGGAGCTCGGCGCGGGCCTCCTGCCGCTCGCCTCGGGCCGGCAGGCCCGCGACTGGCTCGACCAGGAGCAGGCCAACCTCGTGTCCGCCGCCTCCCAGGCGATGGGCGCCCCCGGGGAGCGGATCGCGCGCCTCGGGGCCGCCCTGGCCTTCGCGCTCTTCTGGCACCTCCAGCACGCGGGCCTCCCCGCCCGGCTCCAGTCGCTCAACCGGCAGGCGCTGTCGGTCGGGCGGCGGCTGAACGACCACCGCATCGAGGCGAACGCGCACAACCACCTCGGCAGCGCCCTGAACATGGTCGGCCGCCTCGAGGAGGCCCAGAACCACATCCGGCGGCAGCTGGTCCTTTCCCGGCGGCTGTCCGACCTGCACGGCGAGCAGAAGGCACTGGGAAGTCTCGCCATGAACTATCTCGAACTGGGCCGCTACGAGAAGGCTCTCAGCTGCGGCGAGGCGCAGCGGAAGGTCACGATGCAGGCCGGTCACGTGTCCGGCGAGCACTTCGCCCTCACCATGATCGGCTCGGCGTACCACGGCATGCGCCGTACCGGCCAGGCGCTGGCGGTGCTGGAGGAGGCCCTGTCCAGGTGCCGCCGGGACGGCAACAGGTACCAGGAGACGTCCGTGCACGAGAAGCTCGGCCGCGTCCACCTCGACCGGGGGGACCCCGAGTCGGCCAGAAACTCGTTCGAGGACGGTCTCGGCTGTGCCCGTGCCGTGAAGCTCAAGATCGCCGAGCCGTACCTGCTGCTCGGCCTGGCCCGCTCCTCGCGCCTCCTCGGCGAGACGGACCGGGCCGCGGCCTACCTGGCGCTCTCCCTTTCCGCCGCCCGCGCGGTGGGGAACCCGGTGGTGGAGAGGCTGACGGAGGAGGAGGCGACGATCCTGACCGCGTCCGCGAAGCCGGTCACGGCCGGCCGGGCGCGCCCGTAG
- a CDS encoding xanthine dehydrogenase family protein molybdopterin-binding subunit, which translates to MSGIETRQHRGVGESVLRPDGTLKVTGEFAYSSDLYLADMIWGVTLRSPHPSAWIRSIDIGPALAMPGVYAVLTHEDVPGAKFYGLDHRDQPVLAVDQVRYQGEPVALVAADHPERARRAAEAIVVEYEVREAVTDPRRAAFDASCPSVHERGNVLRHQPVRVGSTFEAPVVVTGEYEVGMQDQAFLGPESGLAVPAEDGGVDLYIATQWLHADRGQIAPCLGLPEERVRLSLAGVGGAFGAREDLSMQVHACMLALRTGRPVKIVYNREESFYGHVHRHPARMSYEHGATRDGRLLYVRAEILLDGGAYCSTSPAVVGNAASLGVGPYEVDNVWIDAYGVYTNNPPCGAMRGFGAVQACYAYESQMDRLAEACGISPVEVRIRNAVSQGSTLATGQVIDSPAPLAEMLRELAAMPLPAAPDVTGATDLLDMPGGVSQTTRGEGVRRGVGYGVGIKNICFSEGFDDHSTARVRVELIGGEPHVLVHTAAAEVGQGLLMVQEQIARTELGIDAVTVARADTSVGSAGSSSASRQSYVTGGAVRAACEAVRERLDALRADGSSLVAALERAGAVEETREYRHRPTFPLDPVTGQGDSHTQLALCVHRAVVDVDVELGLVKVVELAAVQDVGKIMNPLALEGQIHGGSAQGLGLALMEEIQVRDGLVLNPSFTDYLIPTILDMPPMQLSIMENPDPNAPYGLRGAGEPPTLSSTPAVAAAVRAATGLRLPRVPIRPHDIALEN; encoded by the coding sequence ATGAGCGGCATCGAAACGCGACAGCACCGAGGCGTCGGCGAGAGCGTCCTGCGTCCCGACGGGACGCTGAAGGTGACGGGCGAGTTCGCCTACTCCTCGGACCTGTACCTGGCGGACATGATCTGGGGGGTCACCCTGCGCAGCCCGCACCCGTCGGCGTGGATCCGCTCGATCGACATCGGTCCCGCGCTGGCCATGCCCGGCGTGTACGCGGTGCTCACCCACGAGGACGTGCCGGGCGCGAAGTTCTACGGCCTGGACCACAGGGACCAGCCGGTGCTCGCCGTCGACCAGGTCCGCTACCAGGGCGAGCCGGTCGCGCTGGTCGCCGCCGACCACCCCGAGCGCGCCAGGCGGGCGGCCGAGGCCATCGTCGTGGAGTACGAGGTCCGCGAGGCCGTCACCGACCCGCGCCGGGCCGCCTTCGACGCCTCCTGCCCCTCGGTCCACGAGCGCGGCAACGTGCTGCGCCACCAGCCGGTCCGGGTCGGCTCCACGTTCGAGGCCCCCGTGGTCGTCACCGGCGAGTACGAGGTCGGCATGCAGGACCAGGCCTTCCTCGGCCCCGAGTCCGGGCTGGCCGTACCGGCCGAGGACGGCGGGGTGGACCTGTACATCGCCACGCAGTGGCTGCACGCCGACCGGGGGCAGATCGCGCCGTGCCTGGGACTGCCCGAGGAGAGGGTACGGCTCTCGCTGGCCGGGGTGGGCGGGGCGTTCGGCGCCCGCGAGGACCTGTCCATGCAGGTCCACGCGTGCATGCTGGCCCTGCGTACGGGCCGCCCCGTGAAGATCGTCTACAACCGCGAGGAGTCCTTCTACGGTCACGTCCACCGCCACCCGGCCCGGATGAGCTACGAGCACGGCGCCACCCGCGACGGCAGGCTGCTCTACGTCAGGGCGGAGATCCTTCTGGACGGCGGCGCCTACTGCTCCACCTCTCCCGCCGTGGTCGGCAACGCGGCCTCCCTGGGGGTGGGCCCGTACGAGGTGGACAACGTGTGGATCGACGCCTACGGCGTCTACACCAACAACCCGCCCTGCGGCGCGATGCGCGGCTTCGGCGCGGTACAGGCCTGCTACGCGTACGAGTCGCAGATGGACAGGCTCGCCGAGGCGTGCGGGATCTCCCCGGTCGAGGTCAGGATCCGCAACGCGGTCTCCCAGGGGTCGACGCTGGCCACCGGGCAGGTGATCGACTCGCCCGCGCCGCTGGCCGAGATGCTCAGGGAGCTCGCCGCGATGCCGCTGCCCGCCGCGCCGGACGTCACGGGTGCCACAGACCTGCTGGACATGCCCGGTGGTGTCTCGCAGACCACCCGCGGCGAGGGGGTGCGGCGCGGTGTCGGGTACGGCGTGGGCATCAAGAACATCTGCTTCTCCGAGGGCTTCGACGACCACTCCACCGCCAGGGTGAGGGTGGAGCTGATCGGCGGCGAGCCGCACGTCCTGGTGCACACCGCCGCGGCCGAGGTTGGGCAGGGCCTGCTGATGGTCCAGGAGCAGATCGCCAGGACCGAGCTGGGGATCGACGCGGTGACGGTCGCGCGGGCGGACACGTCGGTCGGCTCCGCCGGGTCCTCGTCGGCGTCGCGCCAGTCGTACGTCACCGGCGGCGCGGTCAGGGCGGCCTGCGAGGCCGTACGGGAGCGGCTGGACGCGCTGAGGGCCGACGGGTCGTCGCTGGTGGCCGCACTGGAACGGGCCGGGGCGGTGGAGGAGACCAGGGAGTACCGGCACCGGCCCACCTTCCCCCTGGACCCGGTCACCGGGCAGGGCGACTCGCACACCCAGCTCGCCCTGTGCGTCCACCGGGCCGTGGTGGACGTGGACGTGGAGCTCGGCCTGGTCAAGGTGGTGGAGCTGGCGGCCGTCCAGGACGTGGGTAAGATCATGAACCCGCTGGCGCTGGAGGGGCAGATCCACGGCGGCTCGGCCCAGGGGCTGGGGCTGGCGCTCATGGAGGAGATCCAGGTCCGCGACGGGCTGGTGCTCAACCCGTCGTTCACCGACTACCTGATCCCCACCATCCTCGACATGCCGCCCATGCAGCTGTCGATCATGGAGAATCCCGACCCGAACGCCCCCTACGGCCTGCGCGGCGCGGGCGAGCCGCCCACGCTCTCGTCCACCCCCGCGGTGGCCGCCGCCGTGCGGGCCGCCACCGGCCTGCGGCTGCCCCGGGTGCCCATCCGCCCGCACGACATCGCCCTGGAGAACTGA
- a CDS encoding excalibur calcium-binding domain-containing protein, with translation MTMGMHAGQGGPPVPQGPPAGPDDPSDASRSSSGSYDAFTPPGRSGGTPGRHARGPGKPDDDPLGGPGGLAGPGGPGGFDEPGRGDRGFDGPGSGGSDFDAFGGPGPAGPDFNAFGGPGPAGPDLGALGGPGPGFDAFGRPGPADPDFSAFGGPGSAPGPGSGDSGFDAFGRPGAGSGGSDFDAFGAGRPGVDAFGPGGAGPGDPGSDDLDPAGTRFGDPGPIDPAFGGPAFGEQGFHGTEGPGVPVPEGPGVPPPAAGQEPPAHGPAEPGSDGPGKGTPRTGRRRAGEPQDGVPRASRVTTAILVTTLVVVVLITGVLGTIAVLMTRNPDMPLGATPPRRLAVPIHFAPVTEAKAGACTVPETYPDDLGQNCYSVAAGVTVNAVRKIEAIQEKSGAYSVRIAFAPAFREQINDLTADAVNEDDPVRQQIAIVVGQKVVAAPRVAQAITDDSLSIAGSFNKEQADAMVVKLLGTVGAVVPQPSDGAQPSASVFVPSDGPVATSPASQPATPPANQPVTPPLTTGAPTGNPAATNTAGAGADPNRPANTTGDTSGNTSGEGTDRRFPSCKAARDNGYGPYTRGTHEEYQWYIDGDKDGVACEQGDAG, from the coding sequence ATGACGATGGGGATGCACGCGGGGCAGGGTGGGCCGCCCGTACCGCAGGGACCTCCAGCCGGGCCTGACGACCCCTCTGACGCGTCGCGGTCCTCGTCCGGCTCCTATGACGCCTTCACGCCGCCGGGGCGCTCCGGCGGCACGCCCGGCCGCCACGCGCGCGGCCCGGGGAAACCGGACGACGACCCTCTCGGCGGTCCCGGTGGCCTCGCCGGTCCCGGTGGTCCCGGTGGCTTCGATGAACCGGGTCGTGGCGATCGGGGTTTCGACGGTCCCGGTTCCGGAGGTTCCGACTTCGATGCCTTTGGCGGCCCCGGCCCCGCCGGCCCCGACTTCAATGCTTTCGGCGGTCCCGGTCCCGCCGGCCCCGACCTCGGTGCTCTCGGCGGTCCCGGCCCCGGCTTCGACGCCTTCGGCCGTCCCGGTCCCGCCGACCCTGACTTCAGCGCTTTCGGCGGTCCCGGCTCCGCCCCCGGTCCCGGCTCCGGTGACTCCGGTTTCGACGCCTTCGGCCGTCCCGGTGCCGGTTCCGGAGGCTCCGACTTCGACGCCTTCGGTGCCGGGCGTCCCGGTGTCGACGCCTTCGGCCCCGGCGGTGCGGGGCCCGGTGATCCCGGCTCCGACGACCTGGACCCCGCCGGTACGAGGTTCGGCGATCCGGGGCCGATCGACCCCGCCTTCGGGGGACCGGCCTTCGGCGAGCAGGGCTTCCACGGTACGGAGGGTCCCGGTGTCCCGGTTCCCGAGGGTCCCGGCGTCCCGCCCCCCGCCGCGGGACAGGAGCCTCCCGCCCATGGACCCGCCGAGCCGGGATCGGACGGGCCCGGGAAGGGGACGCCCAGAACCGGCAGGAGGCGGGCCGGAGAGCCGCAGGACGGGGTGCCCAGGGCGAGCCGGGTCACCACCGCGATCCTGGTGACCACCCTGGTCGTCGTCGTGCTGATCACCGGCGTGCTCGGCACCATCGCGGTGCTCATGACCCGCAACCCCGACATGCCGCTCGGTGCCACGCCGCCCAGGCGGCTGGCGGTTCCCATCCACTTCGCCCCGGTGACCGAGGCGAAGGCCGGAGCCTGCACGGTCCCGGAGACCTACCCCGACGACCTCGGGCAGAACTGCTACTCGGTCGCCGCCGGGGTCACCGTGAACGCCGTGCGGAAGATCGAGGCGATCCAGGAGAAGAGCGGCGCCTACTCGGTCAGGATCGCGTTCGCGCCCGCCTTCCGCGAGCAGATCAACGACCTGACCGCGGACGCGGTCAACGAGGACGACCCGGTCAGGCAGCAGATCGCCATCGTCGTGGGACAGAAGGTGGTGGCGGCCCCCAGGGTCGCCCAGGCGATCACCGACGACAGCCTCAGCATCGCAGGCTCCTTCAACAAGGAACAGGCGGACGCGATGGTCGTCAAGCTGCTCGGCACCGTCGGCGCCGTCGTCCCGCAGCCGTCGGACGGCGCGCAGCCGAGCGCGTCGGTCTTCGTCCCGTCGGACGGCCCGGTCGCGACCTCCCCGGCCAGCCAGCCCGCGACCCCTCCGGCGAACCAGCCGGTGACCCCTCCGCTCACGACCGGAGCGCCCACCGGCAACCCGGCCGCCACGAACACCGCGGGAGCCGGGGCCGACCCGAACCGCCCGGCGAACACCACCGGGGACACCTCGGGCAACACGTCCGGCGAGGGCACCGACCGCAGGTTTCCCAGCTGCAAGGCCGCGCGGGACAACGGATACGGCCCCTACACCCGGGGCACCCACGAGGAGTACCAGTGGTACATCGACGGGGACAAGGACGGTGTCGCCTGCGAGCAGGGTGACGCCGGCTGA
- the ald gene encoding alanine dehydrogenase → MKISVPREVKNHEYRVALTPAGAHEFVRHGHEVFVEKDAGTGSSIPDADFQGVGATILDSADDVWAAGELVLKVKEPVPEEYHRMREGQVLFTYLHLAASQACTRAMLEGGVTGIAYETVQNANGFLPLLAPMSEVAGRLAPQVGAYHLMRPGGGRGVLMGGVSGVHPANVVVIGAGVSGMNAAVIALGMQAEVLLLDRNIDRLRQADMIYKGHCKTIASSTYEIERAVLNADLVIGAVLIPGARAPKLVDNALVSRMRPGSVLVDISIDQGGCFEDSRPTTHDNPTYRVHDSVFYCVANMPGAVPHTSTYALTNVTVPYALAIAQLGWREALRRDPALAAGLNTHEGHLTNRPVAEAHGLEAVPLERILRV, encoded by the coding sequence GTGAAGATCTCCGTTCCCCGCGAGGTCAAGAACCACGAATATCGCGTGGCACTGACCCCCGCCGGGGCCCACGAGTTCGTCCGGCACGGCCACGAGGTCTTCGTCGAGAAAGACGCCGGGACGGGGTCCTCCATTCCCGACGCCGACTTCCAGGGCGTCGGCGCGACCATCCTGGACTCGGCCGACGACGTATGGGCCGCGGGCGAGCTGGTCCTGAAGGTCAAGGAGCCGGTCCCCGAGGAGTACCACCGGATGCGCGAGGGCCAGGTGCTCTTCACCTACCTGCATCTGGCCGCCTCGCAGGCGTGCACCCGGGCCATGCTGGAGGGAGGGGTCACCGGCATCGCCTACGAGACCGTGCAGAACGCGAACGGCTTCCTGCCGCTGCTGGCCCCCATGTCGGAGGTGGCCGGACGGCTCGCGCCCCAGGTGGGGGCGTACCACCTGATGCGTCCGGGGGGCGGGCGCGGCGTGCTGATGGGCGGGGTGTCGGGGGTGCACCCGGCCAACGTGGTCGTGATCGGCGCCGGGGTGTCCGGCATGAACGCCGCGGTCATCGCACTCGGCATGCAGGCGGAGGTGCTGCTGCTGGATCGCAACATCGACAGGCTCCGCCAGGCGGACATGATCTACAAGGGCCACTGCAAGACCATCGCCTCCTCCACGTACGAGATCGAGCGGGCGGTGCTGAACGCGGACCTGGTCATCGGCGCGGTGCTGATACCGGGTGCGAGGGCGCCCAAGCTGGTCGACAACGCGCTGGTCTCGCGGATGAGGCCGGGCTCCGTCCTGGTGGACATCTCCATCGACCAGGGCGGCTGCTTCGAGGACTCCCGGCCCACCACCCACGACAACCCGACATACCGGGTGCACGACTCGGTGTTCTACTGCGTGGCCAACATGCCGGGCGCGGTCCCGCACACCTCGACGTACGCGCTGACCAACGTGACCGTCCCCTACGCCCTCGCGATCGCCCAGCTGGGCTGGCGGGAGGCCCTCCGGAGAGACCCGGCGCTGGCGGCGGGCCTGAACACGCACGAGGGGCACCTGACCAACCGGCCCGTGGCCGAGGCTCACGGGCTGGAGGCGGTGCCCCTGGAACGGATCCTGCGGGTCTGA
- a CDS encoding DUF3105 domain-containing protein encodes MTKEKAQARREHLTRMREEQKRKERRAAFLMWGAGGAVVVLLVGVVAYYLVTERAATSLDSVATTKYTGSQHTQTKVTYKETPPMGGEHNPAWQNCGIYEQPINNENAVHAMEHGAVWITYQPDLPKAEVDTLRELAAKDYMLLSPYPGLPAKVVASSWNNQLKLNSATDGRLARFVTKYKNGPGTPELGASCSGGVGTTTAEAPIPATAPSQAPSGAPDASTAPSDAPATDAPATDAPAPSGTPAP; translated from the coding sequence ATGACCAAGGAAAAGGCGCAGGCGAGGCGTGAGCACCTCACCCGTATGCGTGAGGAGCAGAAGCGTAAGGAGCGCAGGGCAGCGTTCCTGATGTGGGGCGCCGGAGGTGCCGTCGTCGTTCTGCTCGTCGGGGTCGTCGCCTACTACCTGGTCACCGAGCGGGCCGCTACCTCGCTGGACAGCGTCGCCACCACGAAGTACACGGGTAGCCAGCACACCCAGACCAAGGTGACGTACAAGGAGACCCCGCCGATGGGCGGTGAGCACAACCCGGCCTGGCAGAACTGCGGCATCTACGAGCAGCCGATCAACAACGAGAACGCCGTCCACGCCATGGAGCACGGCGCCGTGTGGATCACCTACCAGCCGGACCTCCCCAAGGCGGAGGTGGACACGCTGAGGGAACTGGCCGCCAAGGACTACATGCTCCTGAGCCCGTACCCGGGTCTGCCCGCCAAGGTCGTGGCCAGCTCCTGGAACAACCAGCTCAAGCTGAACAGCGCGACCGACGGGCGCCTGGCCAGGTTCGTCACCAAGTACAAGAACGGCCCGGGTACCCCCGAGCTCGGCGCGTCCTGCAGCGGGGGTGTGGGCACCACCACCGCGGAGGCGCCCATCCCGGCGACCGCGCCCAGCCAGGCCCCGTCGGGCGCCCCCGACGCGTCCACGGCTCCCAGCGACGCCCCGGCCACCGACGCTCCCGCCACCGACGCCCCGGCTCCCAGTGGCACCCCGGCGCCCTGA
- a CDS encoding DUF305 domain-containing protein has product METPVKDGAKSRRGVVVGVLLGCLVTAVVLLLVVGRTATPTDASAEAGFARDMSVHHAQAVEMAFVARDGSQDDALRRLAYDIIVTQTAQRGIFTGWLQQWGLNPSSERPSMAWMAGHGGGHAVTPDAPATMPGMASEDELKRLREATGKDQEVLFLQLMIRHHEGGVQMGRGLLKLSDREEVATMAQHIVDGQTGEIELMTDMLRQRGAQRLPSIL; this is encoded by the coding sequence ATGGAAACCCCGGTCAAAGATGGCGCGAAGTCCAGGCGTGGCGTGGTGGTCGGCGTGCTGCTCGGCTGCCTGGTCACGGCGGTCGTGTTGCTGCTGGTGGTGGGGAGGACGGCCACCCCGACGGACGCCTCGGCGGAGGCGGGTTTCGCCCGCGACATGTCCGTTCACCACGCGCAGGCCGTCGAGATGGCCTTCGTCGCCAGGGACGGGAGTCAGGACGACGCGCTCCGGCGACTGGCCTACGACATCATCGTCACGCAGACGGCCCAGCGCGGCATCTTCACGGGCTGGCTGCAGCAGTGGGGCCTCAACCCGTCGAGTGAGCGTCCCTCCATGGCGTGGATGGCCGGTCACGGCGGCGGTCACGCTGTAACACCGGACGCGCCCGCCACGATGCCCGGTATGGCAAGTGAGGACGAGCTCAAAAGGCTCCGTGAGGCCACAGGCAAGGACCAGGAGGTCCTCTTCCTCCAACTCATGATCCGCCATCACGAGGGCGGCGTGCAGATGGGCAGAGGTCTGCTGAAACTGTCCGACCGTGAAGAGGTGGCCACCATGGCACAGCACATCGTCGACGGTCAGACGGGCGAGATCGAGTTGATGACCGACATGTTGCGGCAGCGCGGCGCCCAGCGACTGCCTTCCATCCTTTAA
- a CDS encoding DUF3467 domain-containing protein yields MVNDEPENRLEVSISAEVEMGQYANFASVWHTQDGFVLDFAVITRPPQLANDPSSGQHFVSVPTRIVSRIRIPPSQVFELMKALEQQLTAYEHETGHKN; encoded by the coding sequence ATGGTGAACGACGAGCCGGAGAACCGCCTGGAGGTGAGCATCTCCGCCGAGGTGGAAATGGGGCAGTACGCCAACTTCGCCTCTGTGTGGCATACCCAGGATGGGTTCGTTCTGGACTTCGCGGTGATCACCAGACCGCCCCAGCTGGCCAACGACCCCTCCTCTGGGCAGCACTTCGTGAGCGTGCCGACCCGGATCGTCAGCCGGATCCGCATCCCCCCGAGCCAGGTGTTCGAGCTGATGAAGGCCCTCGAACAGCAGCTGACCGCGTACGAGCACGAGACGGGTCACAAGAACTGA
- the trpS gene encoding tryptophan--tRNA ligase: MTKRVFSAFKPTGRLTLGNLLGAIMPAVRLQDEADCVYAVADLHALTIKHDPERLRARTREAATLLLACGLDRSLVYVQSRVPAHTELAYLLESTAHFGEMRRMIQFREKSAGQEEVRLSLLTYPALMAADILLHRVDVVPVGEDQRQHVELTRDLALRFNRLYGEVFTVPEAVHQRVAARVMDLSAPTSKMGKSDGSAAGTIYLLDAPADLQRKVMRAVTDSGTEVAYDPAGKPGVSNLLTVLAACSDRPVESLSYGSYGALKRDVAEAVAETLRPVQERYAELSADQAELSRLLEGGAALAVERTGGLLAEAREAIGLA, encoded by the coding sequence ATGACAAAGCGCGTCTTCTCAGCCTTCAAACCGACCGGCCGTCTCACGCTGGGCAACCTCCTCGGCGCGATCATGCCCGCCGTGCGCCTCCAGGACGAGGCCGACTGCGTCTACGCCGTCGCGGACCTGCACGCCCTGACGATCAAGCACGACCCGGAGCGGTTGCGCGCCCGCACCCGCGAGGCGGCGACTCTGCTGCTCGCCTGCGGCCTGGACCGCTCTCTCGTCTACGTCCAGTCACGGGTGCCCGCGCACACCGAGCTGGCCTACCTGCTGGAGAGCACGGCGCACTTCGGCGAGATGCGGCGCATGATCCAGTTCAGGGAGAAGTCGGCCGGGCAGGAGGAGGTGCGGCTCTCGCTGCTCACCTACCCCGCGCTGATGGCCGCCGACATCCTGCTGCACCGGGTGGACGTCGTGCCCGTGGGGGAGGACCAGCGCCAGCACGTGGAGCTGACCAGGGACCTCGCCCTGCGGTTCAACCGCCTGTACGGCGAGGTCTTCACCGTGCCCGAGGCCGTGCACCAGCGTGTCGCCGCCAGGGTGATGGACCTGAGCGCGCCCACCTCGAAGATGGGCAAGTCGGACGGCTCGGCCGCCGGGACGATCTATCTGCTCGACGCGCCCGCCGACCTCCAGCGCAAGGTCATGCGCGCGGTGACCGACTCCGGCACCGAGGTCGCCTACGACCCCGCGGGAAAGCCCGGCGTCTCCAACCTGCTCACCGTGCTCGCGGCCTGCTCGGACCGGCCGGTCGAGTCGCTCTCGTACGGGTCGTACGGCGCGCTCAAACGGGACGTGGCCGAGGCGGTGGCGGAGACGCTGCGGCCCGTCCAGGAGCGCTACGCCGAGTTGTCGGCCGACCAGGCCGAGTTGTCGCGGCTCCTGGAGGGCGGGGCGGCGCTCGCCGTCGAGCGCACCGGCGGGCTGCTGGCCGAGGCCAGGGAGGCCATCGGCCTGGCGTGA